In the Escherichia marmotae genome, TCTGCCGGAGGAATAAATTTGAAAATCAGAACCTCGCTTAGGCCTGTGTCTATCACCGGGGGAATGCTTTATCAGTTCACGTAACAATGTGCAGATATGTTCGTAAGGCCATCGACAGGAACGTCCGGCGGGTAGGGATTTGAGACCTTCAATACCCGATTGGGTAAACCAGTTAATCCAGCGCCCGACGGATGAATGGGCACAACAGAGCGTTCTGGCAACATCACTGACGCGGTCGCCCCGGTGTAACATCAGTATGGCAGTCAACCTGCGGGCATGGTTTTTATCGCGCGTTTTGTGGATAGTTTTCTGCATCAGGCGTCGTTCGGCACGGGGTATTGGTGCTATGCTCGGCATCGCTTAGTCCGGTTGGTGATTTTTTCTTTTTAGCGATTGATCAGATCGCACAATCCGGACTGAGTTCCCTCAAAGTGATCTACTATTCGGCGCAGCTATTTAGTTCCACAGAAAACACACCTCTCCCCTGACATCTTTTCGCTGAACACATGGTTTCACTCCAGCACCAGACTGAGACACTCGGCCAGTGTTTCGATAACCAGCCAAGGCGCAACAAACAACATGACCAGCATCAGTAATGCCCCTGTCAGCATTCCTGCCATTAAGCGGCTTTCCGCTTTGTACCTTCCCTTCACTTTCTCCCTGTATCGCAACAGCTCTGCAATCCGTTCATCGCCATACATCCGGAGCTCACGATAATGTTCTTTTTTCTCCATCAGAGCGTCTTCTCTCTGTCAATCACCTGTTCTTTCTCTTCACGGATAGCCTTCAACCCGGCGGCCTTAATTTCCTGTTCTGCCAACGCATTTTCTGCCGGCAGGATGTTCCGCGTCTCATCCTGTGCAGTCTGCACAATTTTTATGGCCTCAGATATCATTTCTGCCTGCTCTGCGTCAATTTCTGAAGCAGCCAGCCGGGAAGCGGCGCTGTATCCTGTTGCAGCATAACACCACTCTCAGTGATGCTGCCGGGCACTGCGCCAGTGCAGATGCCGGGTCTGATGCCGTCAGCGTCACGCCATTGTGACTCTGCTGCATAACCACAACGCTGGCATCATCACGCCCCAGCCATCTTACCTGCATTCACCCTTCTTCATCCATACGGATTTCCTGAAACCACATGCCCTGTTGTCTGCCATTCCGGTCGTAAGCCGGCCAGGCCACATGCGGTGCCGGATATTTGCGGCTGCCACTGATTAAGCGGCCGGGCGTTATGCCACAACTTCTGTGCTATTGTGGCATAAACATCCTGTTGAACGTCCAGCACATCATGCGCTGTCTTCCGGCTCTCACTGGCCGCCACGGATACCTGCCATTTTCCAATATCATCGGTATGCTGCTTCATCCTCGAGAGCGCCACATATGCATCACTGAGAGAGGCAAGACGCGGGCTTGCGCCGGGTGCACCGGCCAGGGCTATCACAAAGGCCTCACTGGCCCCCTGAGCCCGGTGTGCCGTACCGGTATAGCCGTCCAGATGCATATCCGGCATCTCACGCCCCGGCTGAATCAGCCGGGTATTTTCACCGTTCTTCAGCGTGATATCACCGTTACCGGTTATCCGGGTAACTTCCCACAGTGTCTGGGTATCCCATCCCTGTTCCCGGTCCTGGCGGGTGAAGCGCACCAGGTCACCTTCCGATAGCCTGATTTCACGCAGGGAAAATACCGCAATATCCCGCAGGCTGCTTTCAAACGCGGAGAGCAGATGGTCCCGACCTTCTGCATTACGCAGCATCACCACATCGCCATTATGTTGTGCCAGTCCTGCAACGGATTTCAGGGCTTCCATTTGTATTTTTTCCTTGGCCAGCACCGTGGTAATCACCATGTTGTCGCTTTTCTGTATGTATATCCGTTTCCAACTGTAATGAGCACTGATAATTTCACCGCTAACAGGAGAAGAAATGAAGACCACATACTGACCTTTAACCTCACAGGAAGGCAGCTGATTCTTTTTATGCCAGCTTTCTTCATATTTACCGCCAATATGGGCCTTACGGGTGCAGGTCAGTTCCGCTGCCAGCGTCCGCTCACAGACATGCGACGTGATTTCCGTTTTACTGACATTCACGGTTTCACTCTTGTCATACGTGCCGTTCGTGACGATATCGGTTTTATCCTGGACATCAAAACCGCCACTGATAAATGGCATCCATGGAAATGGGGTCTTTCGGGCGATTTATTATAACTTCTGACGTCAGTTTTCCCACTTCCGAATTATTCAGGGCACAGGCACCTGCGCTCTCGAGGCTGGCAGAGTTTGATGATGTCACCCCGCCATAATGCGCCAATTCCAGCGGATTTTCGGTATAGCCGGGAACAAATAGCGCCAAAGACTTGTTAACCGGTCTTTTTATGTATAGATTAGAGACTGGTTAAAAGGTATCAAAAGGTGGTCTATGCCCAACGTCATTCTCAGTGACACAAGTGCCAGTGTCAGCGAACTCAAGAAAAACCCAATGGCAACTGTCAGCGCCGGTGATGGCTACCCGGTTGCTATTCTGAACCGCAACCAGCCCGCTTTTTACTGTGTTCCGGCAGAGCTGTACGAGAAGATGCTCGAAGCCCTAGACGACCAGGAACTGGCTAAGCTTGTAGCAGAACGCAGCAGCCAGACGCTTCACGACGTGGACCTGGATAGCTACCTATGACTTACGCAGTCAAATTCAGGGAAGATGCATTGAAAGAATGGCAAAAGCTGGACAAACCCATTCAGCAGCAGTTTGCAAAAAAGCTAAAGAAGTGCAGTGAAAACCCGCACATCCCTTCCGCAAAACTGCGCGGGATAAAGGACTGCTACAAAATAAAATTACGTGCGTCTGGCTTTCGTCTGGTCTATCAGGTGATTGACGACCAATTAATTATTGCTATTGTTGCCGTAGGTAAACGCGAACGAAGTGATGTCTATAATCTGGCAAGCAAACGAATGAAAGGATAGGGTTAAATATTTGGGGTAATGCCTCCAATTAGTTGAGTCAGGGGTATAATAGTCGCTTTTAATGTTCTTTCATGGTCACAGTTAACCTTCATTGCCCCCGTAGCCAGTCCGTTCAGGTTTACCGTCACGGGAAGAACCCAAAAGGACATGCTCGATTTCGCTGCCGTGACTGTCACCGGGTGTTTCAGCTCGCTTACTGTTACGAGGCCCGTAAACCGGGAGTTAAAGACCAAATTACTGAAATGGCTTTCAACGGTGCCGGAGTGCGCGATACTGCCCGTACGCTGAAAATCGGCATTAATACAGTCATCCGGACTTTAAAAAACTCCCGCCACGAAGAATAACGTCATCCCCGGTCGCTCATGCTGATGTGGCACTCATCTGCGAACTTGATGAGCAATGGAGTTTTGTCGGCAGTAAAGCGCGACAGCACTGGCTCTGGTACGCGTACAACACGAAAACAGGTGGCGTTCTGGCCTACACTTTTGGCCCCCGGACTGATGAAAGCTGTCGTGAATTGCTGGCGTTGCTTACCCCTTTTACCATCGGTATGTTGACCACTGACGAATGGGGTAGTTACACCAGAGAGTTACCGAAGGAGAAGCATCTGACGGGTAAGATTTTTACTCAGCGCATTGAGCGCAACAATCTGACCCTGAGAACCCGAATCAAACGTCTGGCCCACAGAACTATCTGTTTCTCGCGCTCTGTAGAACTTCATGAAAAAGTCATCGGTGTCTTTATCGAAATAATATATGTTCTACTAATTGGAGTCACCACACTTTATCTCTCTTGTTTAATTTTTATCTGCTGGATCAGGAAGTTTTTCGAGGATTCGTTTTATTGCTTCATCAATTTCTGACTGAACTTCAGCCGAGATACGTGAGAATTCATAGACAACCAGTCTTTTTTTAAAATCAGTTTTCTTACGTGCGAACTGATTACGATCAGAAAAACTTTTGAGCTTCTCTGTCTCAAAAGTTTTTGTGACTCGCCCAGAAAGTACTTTGCTCTCTGCTCTTAGAATTCTCAGTATATTGCTTTTATCTATCAATGGATATTCAGGCAGCATCGTCAATTGCTGACGAACTTTTTCCATCAATTCAGTCAAAGGCACTTTTTTCTTTTCTGCTTCTTCAGCGACTGTCAGTAAGAAGCGATAATCCTGTAGTGAAATATCATTGATGACAGGAAATACAGAAATCAGTTCATCTGGTACAGCAGCAGCCTGAAATGCCCTGGTTACTTTTGCGGGAGAAAGATTCTCTGCCTGAGCAATTTCTTCTTTAGTCATGCTGGTTCCATACGTGACTTCCAGCCGTTTTCCCAGCTCACGCAAGCTATGTTCCCGCGCAGTTTGTATGTCTTTTGCCAACTGCCTTGCATCTGGCAGTTCAATATCGTCTTTTGTAACCAGTATTTCGAATTTAACATTGTTATACATACAGGCAGCCCGGCGACGAGTACCATCCAATATTTCAATTCGTCCGTTTACCTCTCTCCCAATAGCAGGAAAAAACTGCTGAAATTTTATAGTACGAGAAATATCGCTGACTGACTCGCGTGATAACATCGCCTGATCACGACCATTAACTGAAGCATCAACGAACGTCTTCGATTCGATCTCACCGCTTAACACAACCGTTTTTATGAATTTCGCCTGTTTGCCAGATTTGAGAGTAAACGTTTTCACATCTCCGTCGCTTTCAAGCATACGTGCAAATTCTGAATTGCTGTTGCCCAGAACTCGTCCTCGGGCTAAAACTTTTTTCATTTTGATGCTCCCCGGATGTATTCAATTCGATCAAATACAGCCTTAGTAAACCGTTCAGCTTCAGTTCGGGCTTTTTTCAGTGCTTCAGCACTTCCTGGATAGGAAACAGGATTAGCACTAATAATGGTGTCAAAAGATTCACCACACCGTTCGAATCCATCGAGTCGTGGCAGTGACGCATCCAGAATATTACTTGCGTAAACCTCTCGCGCTAAACTATGCGAAGTTTCATGATCGCGTTTAATGGTCATTTTAGACATAAAGCCAATACTAGCACTTAGCCTTGGTTCCACACCTTCTTCTTCAAGCCGCTCCAACATCTCAGGCAACCGCGTCAGGTATTTTAGTGTTGAATGGAAATCAACCTGTGCCGGTGGCGTAGGGGTCAGAAGCAAATCGCTTGCAGCCAAGCCATTCAGAAGGAACGGATCAAGATGAGGGCCGGTATCAATGAAAATAAAGTCATAATCACCAGCGATACGGTCAATGATTGTCTTTCTAAGTACTTCAGAAGGTTTAAGACCTGGTAAATGTTCTGCAACCAATGACTCCCACTGGCTTGCCACAAATCCATCATCAATCGATGCGGGGATCACATCAACACCAGGGATAATGGTGGGACGTATAACAGCTTCTTTCAACGTTTCTGCATCGAGATCGTTAAGCATTGCTTGAGCGGCTGTTTCAAGAACAGTGCCAATGCTATGGGTGTGATCAAGAAACATGGTGCTGGATGCCTGCGGATCAAGGTCTATAACTAGGATGCGCAGATCATGACGGAGTAAATCCTGGTGTACACGTAACGCATGTGCAAGGGTGACTGTACTGACCGTTTTTGATACCCCACCTTTGAGGTTGACGACAAAAATCACATAAGGTTCTTTGTGGATATCGCGGTATTTAGGTATCTGCCGATGTGCATAAATATCGATAACGTTCTGGATTGTCAGAGCATATTGTTCGACGTTACCAACCTGTTTTTTATTGAATTGATAACCGCTATCTTCCATCTCTTTTACCGCGAGTTCAACAATGCGACGGCTTAACTTAGGTAGTTTTGCCACAGCATTACGGGTATATGTCTGATGATATTCGGTCAGATTAAATTCTTTTCTCTGAGCCTCGATATCCCGGCTCATAGCCTGGAGTAAGGCACTGGCTCTGAGAGCTATAGTACCAACACTACCGTAGTCACGTCTCATTGTTTTCTACTTCCCCTTTCACTAAAGATGGGTTCCTTGCACATCAATTGTGTGTAAATTTTAATTGCGCCGTACATAATAAAATAAAACGTACAACATTATCAAGAACGTCACCAAAATGATGCATATGGCATTTATTTGTAGAAAGTAGAATAATTAGTGCTCGCCACAGCCTTGTGACCGAGCATAGCGAGCGAACAGGCGAGGAAGCGCAATGGCGTTGTAGTTACATGAGACTCGTACGCACCTGATCTAAAAGATACTATGGGAAATCCCCCAAGTTTGATGACACTTCAGATCAACTTTTCCACTTACTCACAGACCACTTTTTAAACCATTTTTTATTATTTTTTAATGGTTTTATCCTTTTTTCCCTTTTTAGAGTACTTATAACCCGCGTCATGCCTGCCTTTTAAACTTCATTTATGGGAATCACCCAGAGTAATGATGGGAAATGCCACGGGTTAGTATGGGAAAGAGGCCGTGTTTTTGTGGGAAATGCAACAGGTTGATGTGGGAAACACCACGGATTACTATGGGAAATACCCCTGGTTTGAATTCATGCATTATAACTGTGGATAATCGGTTAATTTCTCTTGTTAGATGAATAGTTACATGACAATATGGGGGAGTTAAAAACACCCCATACGACGATGACA is a window encoding:
- a CDS encoding type II toxin-antitoxin system Phd/YefM family antitoxin codes for the protein MPNVILSDTSASVSELKKNPMATVSAGDGYPVAILNRNQPAFYCVPAELYEKMLEALDDQELAKLVAERSSQTLHDVDLDSYL
- a CDS encoding type II toxin-antitoxin system RelE family toxin, which codes for MTYAVKFREDALKEWQKLDKPIQQQFAKKLKKCSENPHIPSAKLRGIKDCYKIKLRASGFRLVYQVIDDQLIIAIVAVGKRERSDVYNLASKRMKG
- a CDS encoding ParB family protein; this encodes MKKVLARGRVLGNSNSEFARMLESDGDVKTFTLKSGKQAKFIKTVVLSGEIESKTFVDASVNGRDQAMLSRESVSDISRTIKFQQFFPAIGREVNGRIEILDGTRRRAACMYNNVKFEILVTKDDIELPDARQLAKDIQTAREHSLRELGKRLEVTYGTSMTKEEIAQAENLSPAKVTRAFQAAAVPDELISVFPVINDISLQDYRFLLTVAEEAEKKKVPLTELMEKVRQQLTMLPEYPLIDKSNILRILRAESKVLSGRVTKTFETEKLKSFSDRNQFARKKTDFKKRLVVYEFSRISAEVQSEIDEAIKRILEKLPDPADKN
- a CDS encoding AAA family ATPase; translation: MRRDYGSVGTIALRASALLQAMSRDIEAQRKEFNLTEYHQTYTRNAVAKLPKLSRRIVELAVKEMEDSGYQFNKKQVGNVEQYALTIQNVIDIYAHRQIPKYRDIHKEPYVIFVVNLKGGVSKTVSTVTLAHALRVHQDLLRHDLRILVIDLDPQASSTMFLDHTHSIGTVLETAAQAMLNDLDAETLKEAVIRPTIIPGVDVIPASIDDGFVASQWESLVAEHLPGLKPSEVLRKTIIDRIAGDYDFIFIDTGPHLDPFLLNGLAASDLLLTPTPPAQVDFHSTLKYLTRLPEMLERLEEEGVEPRLSASIGFMSKMTIKRDHETSHSLAREVYASNILDASLPRLDGFERCGESFDTIISANPVSYPGSAEALKKARTEAERFTKAVFDRIEYIRGASK